The following are encoded in a window of Candidatus Deferrimicrobiaceae bacterium genomic DNA:
- a CDS encoding peptidoglycan DD-metalloendopeptidase family protein, with amino-acid sequence MPRKIPVTSRLIEDVVKRGETMVDIFQKYGLDIQELLRLREASAGIHRLRNISAGKPYKIELAPDNSVLSLTYQINDDVLLNVTRFDPEFRAEKIVIPYETREGTFGGRIESNLYDCLGNDGESGPLAYALADIFSWDIDFTTDLRKGDTFRFVVEELWLGGRFKRYGEILAAEFVNDGTTSRAFRYEGPDGRAGYYDDKGKSLQRSFLKAPLSYRRISSGFTFHRMHPILKIRRPHLGVDYVAPRGTPVSALGDGTVLFAGYKGANGNLVILRHPKGFTTYYGHLAKIRKGIRRGARIAQGDVVGYVGATGRATGPHLDFRMKQASRFVNPLKVDIPRSGGIPKQLLADYDKKRHALGLALASIVPAPPEPGTRTAERTAASGR; translated from the coding sequence ATGCCCCGGAAGATCCCCGTGACCTCCCGCCTGATCGAGGACGTAGTAAAGCGCGGGGAGACGATGGTCGACATCTTCCAAAAGTACGGTCTGGATATTCAGGAACTGCTCCGCCTCAGGGAAGCGTCCGCAGGCATCCACCGATTACGGAACATCTCCGCGGGGAAACCGTACAAGATCGAATTGGCGCCGGACAACAGCGTCCTCTCGCTTACGTATCAGATCAACGACGACGTCCTGCTCAACGTCACCCGCTTCGACCCCGAGTTCCGGGCGGAAAAAATCGTGATCCCGTACGAAACGAGAGAGGGCACCTTCGGAGGGCGCATCGAGAGCAACCTCTACGACTGCCTGGGGAACGACGGAGAGTCCGGACCGCTTGCGTACGCCCTCGCCGACATCTTCTCCTGGGACATCGACTTCACGACCGACCTGCGGAAGGGGGACACCTTCCGGTTCGTCGTCGAGGAACTGTGGCTGGGCGGCCGGTTCAAGCGGTACGGGGAGATCCTCGCCGCCGAGTTCGTAAACGACGGGACGACGTCCCGGGCGTTCCGGTACGAGGGCCCCGACGGGCGTGCCGGCTATTACGACGACAAGGGGAAATCGCTCCAGCGCTCCTTCCTGAAGGCCCCGCTGAGCTACCGCCGCATCAGCTCCGGGTTCACTTTCCACCGGATGCACCCGATCCTGAAGATCCGCCGGCCCCACCTGGGCGTCGACTACGTCGCGCCCCGGGGAACCCCGGTGTCCGCCCTGGGAGACGGGACCGTCCTGTTCGCCGGGTACAAGGGGGCCAACGGCAACCTCGTGATCCTGCGGCACCCGAAGGGGTTCACCACCTACTATGGCCACCTCGCAAAGATCCGGAAGGGAATCCGGCGAGGCGCCCGGATCGCGCAGGGCGACGTCGTCGGGTACGTCGGGGCCACCGGCCGCGCCACCGGCCCCCACCTCGACTTCCGGATGAAGCAGGCGAGCCGGTTCGTAAACCCCCTCAAGGTCGACATCCCCCGCAGCGGGGGGATCCCGAAGCAACTCCTCGCCGACTATGACAAGAAACGGCACGCGCTGGGGCTCGCGCTCGCCTCGATCGTCCCCGCCCCGCCGGAGCCGGGCACGCGCACCGCGGAACGGACGGCCGCGTCGGGCCGCTGA
- a CDS encoding cation:proton antiporter encodes MKRVVFFVLLVGVLLPPVAFASGEDPSLPLLLYLVVILLAAKLMGHIGVLLGQPAVLGELLAGILLGNLPLLGVQGLAGIDTDPYVDILARIGVVILLFSVGAESTIRDILNVGLSSLLVALLGVAAPFGLGWFVGAWLLPEQSVYTHVFLGATLCATSVGITARVLQNIGKSRDKESRIILGAAVIDDVLGLIILATVSGIILAADQGEKMSLWSQAQIALKAGGFLVFALMLGSFLTPKIFWRAAKLRGPGVLLGVSLAFCFLLSYLAGISGLAPIVGAFAAGLLLESVHFREFGEREIHYLEDALRPIMEFLVPVFFVQMGAKVDIRVFSSTDALWLALALTVAAIAGKQLCSLGVLGKGINRWAVGFGMIPRGEVGLIFASLGATLILGGERIIDNTTYSAVVIMVLVTTLITPPLLKWALAGKPKEEEG; translated from the coding sequence ATGAAACGGGTCGTTTTCTTTGTCCTTCTCGTCGGGGTGCTTCTGCCCCCGGTCGCCTTCGCGTCCGGGGAGGACCCTTCCCTGCCGCTACTTCTCTACCTCGTCGTGATCCTGCTGGCTGCGAAACTGATGGGGCACATCGGGGTGCTCCTCGGGCAGCCGGCCGTCCTGGGCGAGCTCCTGGCCGGGATCCTCTTGGGGAACCTACCCCTCCTCGGCGTCCAGGGGCTTGCAGGGATCGACACGGACCCGTATGTCGACATCCTCGCGAGGATCGGCGTGGTCATCCTCCTGTTCTCCGTCGGGGCCGAGTCGACCATCCGGGACATCCTGAACGTGGGTCTCTCCTCCCTCCTGGTGGCCTTGCTGGGCGTTGCCGCGCCGTTTGGCCTGGGATGGTTCGTGGGCGCCTGGCTCCTGCCGGAGCAATCCGTCTATACCCACGTCTTCTTGGGGGCGACGCTGTGCGCGACGAGCGTCGGGATCACGGCGCGCGTTCTCCAGAACATAGGAAAATCCCGGGACAAGGAGTCGCGGATCATCCTCGGGGCCGCGGTGATCGATGACGTCCTGGGCCTCATTATCCTCGCCACCGTCTCCGGGATCATCCTCGCCGCGGACCAGGGGGAGAAGATGAGTCTGTGGTCCCAGGCCCAAATCGCTCTCAAGGCGGGGGGGTTCCTGGTCTTCGCCCTCATGCTCGGGTCGTTCCTGACGCCGAAGATCTTCTGGAGGGCCGCGAAGCTTCGGGGGCCCGGGGTCCTCCTGGGGGTATCCCTCGCCTTCTGCTTCCTCCTCTCGTACCTCGCCGGGATCTCCGGCCTCGCCCCGATCGTGGGGGCGTTCGCCGCCGGCCTGCTCCTCGAATCGGTCCACTTCCGGGAATTCGGGGAGCGGGAGATCCACTACCTCGAGGACGCCCTCCGCCCCATCATGGAATTTCTCGTTCCGGTATTCTTCGTCCAGATGGGGGCCAAGGTGGACATCCGGGTCTTCTCATCCACGGATGCCCTGTGGCTCGCACTCGCCTTGACCGTCGCCGCCATCGCGGGGAAGCAGTTGTGCTCCCTGGGAGTTCTGGGGAAAGGGATCAACCGGTGGGCCGTCGGATTCGGGATGATCCCCCGCGGGGAGGTCGGGCTGATCTTCGCGAGCCTCGGGGCGACCCTCATCCTCGGGGGAGAAAGGATCATCGACAACACCACCTACTCGGCGGTCGTCATCATGGTGCTCGTCACCACCCTCATCACCCCGCCGCTGCTCAAGTGGGCCCTGGCCGGGAAGCCGAAAGAGGAGGAAGGGTAG
- a CDS encoding response regulator, whose protein sequence is MPGKILVVEDEPRLAGVLRDYLEQAGYEAHCLGDGLAVVPWVREKAPDLVLLDLMLPGKDGMEICKEIRSFSPVPILMVTARVEEIDRLLGLELGADDYICKPYSPREVVARVKAVLRRAGGQPSPASHGLFLDKDRYQATLRGVALPLTAVEFQLLHLLASNPGRIYSRSQLMDRIYSDQRVVSDRTIDSHVKKLRRKIEAAVPGEEWIRSVYGVGYKFEAP, encoded by the coding sequence ATGCCCGGGAAGATCCTTGTGGTCGAGGACGAGCCAAGGCTTGCCGGCGTGCTCAGGGATTACCTGGAGCAGGCGGGATACGAAGCGCACTGCCTCGGGGATGGCCTGGCGGTCGTTCCCTGGGTCCGGGAGAAAGCCCCCGACCTGGTCCTGCTCGACCTGATGCTGCCGGGCAAGGACGGCATGGAGATCTGCAAGGAGATCCGCTCCTTCTCCCCGGTCCCGATCCTCATGGTGACGGCGCGCGTGGAGGAGATCGACCGCCTGCTCGGGCTGGAACTCGGGGCGGACGACTATATCTGCAAGCCCTACAGCCCCCGCGAGGTCGTCGCGCGGGTCAAGGCGGTGCTGCGCCGCGCAGGCGGGCAGCCGTCTCCCGCCAGTCACGGGCTTTTCCTCGACAAGGATCGCTACCAGGCGACCCTCCGCGGCGTTGCCCTTCCCCTCACGGCCGTGGAGTTCCAGTTGCTCCATCTCCTGGCATCGAACCCGGGGCGCATCTATTCCCGCAGCCAGCTGATGGATCGGATCTATTCCGACCAGCGCGTCGTCAGCGACCGCACGATCGACAGCCACGTGAAAAAGCTGCGCAGGAAGATCGAGGCCGCCGTCCCGGGCGAGGAGTGGATCCGCTCGGTCTACGGCGTCGGGTATAAATTCGAGGCGCCTTAA
- a CDS encoding ATP-binding protein, whose amino-acid sequence MKIRIQYKLFLAMLAAAGGVVVCMFLVMRWSFDRGFLNYVKTMELTRLDALASELEEGYAGEGSWRFLQEDPRRWREMLRDSLPDRLRESPPPGSTGEGLSGERGEPSRPRRGQRMAAGRMPPEWARHPGRRFVLLDAGKNRIFGPSELPGDLALKPLMRGGETVGYVGWVPSRILSDAHQLRFVREQKQAFALIALAMVCGAALLSFPLAHRMVKRIGDLAEATHRLASGKYDVRVQVSSSDELGRLARDFNTLALTLEKNEQARRQWVADISHELRTPLSVLRGEIEAMQDGIRAATPEAIGGLHGEVMKLSRLVDDLYELSLSDIGALTYRMSDTDLASVLHQALDLYRSEFADKNISLETDLSPGPAIPLFADADRLHQLFSNLLENSLKYTDPGGRLRVRIERDGETATIHFQDSAPGVAGTETGKLFDRLYRVEGSRSRATGGAGLGLAICRNIVEAHKGTITALSSPLGGLWVRVELPVSG is encoded by the coding sequence GTGAAGATCCGGATCCAATACAAACTGTTTCTCGCCATGCTGGCGGCCGCCGGGGGCGTGGTCGTCTGCATGTTTCTGGTGATGCGGTGGAGCTTCGACCGGGGATTTCTCAACTACGTGAAGACGATGGAACTCACGCGTCTCGACGCCCTGGCCAGCGAACTCGAGGAAGGTTACGCCGGGGAGGGTTCCTGGCGGTTTCTTCAGGAGGACCCCCGCCGCTGGCGCGAGATGCTCCGGGATTCTCTCCCGGACCGTCTCCGGGAATCCCCTCCGCCGGGATCGACCGGAGAGGGCCTTTCCGGCGAGAGGGGGGAGCCGTCCCGGCCGCGAAGGGGGCAGCGCATGGCGGCCGGAAGGATGCCGCCGGAATGGGCGAGGCATCCGGGGCGCAGGTTCGTGCTGCTGGACGCCGGGAAAAACCGGATCTTCGGCCCCTCCGAGCTTCCGGGGGACCTTGCGCTAAAACCGCTGATGCGTGGAGGGGAAACGGTGGGGTATGTGGGATGGGTGCCCTCGAGAATCCTTTCCGACGCCCACCAGTTGCGGTTCGTCCGGGAACAGAAACAGGCCTTCGCCCTCATTGCCCTGGCCATGGTCTGCGGGGCGGCTCTATTATCCTTCCCCCTCGCCCATCGGATGGTGAAACGAATCGGGGACCTGGCCGAAGCGACGCACCGGCTGGCCTCCGGAAAGTACGACGTGCGCGTGCAGGTCTCGTCGTCCGACGAACTGGGCCGGCTTGCCCGGGATTTCAACACGCTGGCCCTGACCCTCGAGAAAAACGAGCAGGCGCGACGGCAGTGGGTCGCCGACATCTCCCACGAACTGCGGACCCCTCTGTCCGTGCTCCGGGGGGAGATCGAGGCGATGCAGGACGGGATCCGCGCGGCCACCCCCGAGGCGATCGGCGGCCTGCATGGGGAAGTGATGAAATTGAGCCGGCTGGTGGACGATCTCTATGAACTCTCCCTTTCGGACATCGGCGCCCTGACGTACCGCATGTCGGACACCGACCTCGCCTCTGTGCTCCACCAGGCATTGGATCTGTACCGATCGGAATTCGCCGACAAGAACATTTCCCTGGAGACGGATCTTTCCCCCGGCCCGGCCATCCCCCTGTTCGCGGACGCCGATCGGCTGCACCAGTTATTCTCCAACCTTCTGGAGAACTCCCTGAAATACACCGATCCCGGCGGCCGGTTGCGGGTCCGCATCGAACGGGATGGCGAGACGGCCACCATTCATTTCCAGGACTCGGCTCCCGGCGTGGCCGGGACGGAAACGGGGAAGCTCTTCGACCGGCTCTACCGGGTGGAGGGATCCCGAAGCCGGGCCACGGGCGGTGCGGGGCTTGGCCTGGCGATCTGCCGGAACATCGTCGAGGCCCACAAGGGAACCATCACCGCCCTCTCCTCCCCGCTGGGAGGCCTTTGGGTGAGGGTGGAATTGCCCGTGAGCGGATAG
- a CDS encoding Spy/CpxP family protein refolding chaperone, with the protein MKTMGANVMKTLGILAILAMIPAYGYAFGGHGDGRHRQGPPQEAIDACAGLREGDAVQFTTPRGDAVSGTCRQIQGQMVAVPEGGPSGGRMGKGSGRHFARLAKALDLTDAQKEQVKTILETEREKVAPFRQKLGETREKIRRAVEAEPFDEAAVRSLAASQNETRTELMVSRARVKSQIFALLSPEQRERAKKFHPWGEKRPGRDSWK; encoded by the coding sequence ATGAAGACGATGGGAGCAAATGTCATGAAAACCTTGGGGATCCTGGCGATTCTGGCCATGATTCCGGCATACGGGTACGCCTTCGGAGGCCATGGGGATGGACGGCACCGGCAGGGTCCGCCGCAGGAGGCGATCGACGCGTGTGCGGGACTCCGCGAGGGGGACGCGGTCCAGTTCACCACTCCCCGCGGGGATGCCGTGTCGGGTACCTGCCGGCAGATCCAGGGCCAAATGGTCGCCGTGCCGGAAGGGGGTCCTTCCGGCGGTCGAATGGGAAAGGGGTCAGGGCGGCACTTCGCCCGGTTGGCCAAGGCCCTCGATCTGACGGATGCCCAAAAGGAGCAGGTCAAGACCATTCTCGAAACCGAGAGGGAGAAAGTCGCTCCGTTTCGGCAGAAGCTTGGGGAAACCCGGGAGAAGATCCGCCGGGCCGTGGAGGCGGAGCCCTTCGACGAGGCGGCGGTTCGTTCCCTGGCGGCTAGCCAGAACGAGACGCGCACCGAGTTGATGGTGTCCCGGGCCCGGGTCAAAAGCCAAATCTTCGCCCTTCTCTCCCCCGAACAGCGGGAACGGGCAAAGAAATTCCATCCCTGGGGGGAGAAACGGCCCGGCCGCGACTCATGGAAGTAA
- a CDS encoding PTS sugar transporter subunit IIA, whose product MIRRAGRGRLKVYLGYGAGVGKTYQMLLEGHRLKDEGIDVVVGLVETHGRAETAKLIEGLEVVPRRRQEYRSVVLEEMDLSAVLARKPQVALIDELAHTNVPGSRNPKRYQDVQDILAEGIHVITTLNIQHLESLYDMVEKATHVKIRERIPDTVLGEADQLVNVDLTTEDLRKRLLEGKVYPPERIQTALENFFKAANLEKLRELTLRELASQIDQRRRETPEEEAVAAPDQIMVCLSSRGPKGEALLRYASRLAGKLNRNWYAVYVQTPSEEPTVIDAHTQRILSGTLILAKQLGAMVFTYKGEDIADTLLRFAREYRVGTIVVGSPTPLPAWKRWMGERSTVDRLIHNAMGMTVVVLDTREEEAAHPRPTPERGISEAPPPRTTEGTVPPASRLPVLSNLISTRGIVIWNQPVRKELALRTLVDAAVSDSGIGDPATVLGLILKREEEGSTFFNEGVAFPHARVENLENPIVAMGVTRQGVEDLSLEKPVEYIFLVLTPAESPDSQVQILGILARVSRNRHFLLKIRSCRTPEEVLSAVQDWEAQQAVSIVEPAP is encoded by the coding sequence AGGACGAGGGGATCGACGTCGTCGTCGGGCTGGTGGAGACCCACGGGCGGGCGGAAACCGCGAAGCTGATCGAGGGACTGGAGGTCGTCCCGCGCCGCCGGCAGGAGTACCGGAGCGTGGTCCTCGAGGAAATGGACCTTTCCGCCGTCCTGGCCAGGAAACCCCAGGTAGCCCTCATCGACGAATTGGCACACACCAACGTTCCCGGCAGCCGGAACCCCAAACGGTACCAGGATGTCCAGGACATCCTGGCCGAGGGGATCCACGTCATCACTACGCTGAACATCCAGCACCTGGAAAGCCTCTACGACATGGTGGAGAAGGCGACCCACGTCAAGATCCGGGAGCGGATACCGGACACGGTGCTCGGCGAGGCGGACCAGCTCGTGAACGTCGACCTGACGACCGAAGATCTCCGCAAGCGCCTGCTGGAGGGGAAGGTATACCCGCCGGAGCGGATCCAGACCGCGCTGGAGAATTTCTTCAAGGCGGCGAACCTGGAGAAGCTCCGGGAGCTGACCCTTCGGGAGCTCGCCTCGCAGATCGACCAGCGCCGGCGGGAGACCCCGGAAGAAGAGGCCGTCGCGGCCCCGGACCAGATCATGGTGTGCCTGAGCTCCCGCGGCCCCAAGGGGGAGGCGCTGCTCCGGTACGCTTCCCGGCTGGCGGGAAAACTCAACCGGAACTGGTACGCCGTCTACGTGCAGACCCCTTCCGAGGAGCCGACGGTCATCGACGCGCATACACAGCGCATCCTCTCCGGTACCCTGATCCTCGCCAAGCAGCTGGGTGCGATGGTTTTCACGTACAAGGGGGAGGACATCGCGGACACCCTCCTCCGTTTCGCCAGGGAATACCGGGTCGGGACCATCGTCGTGGGAAGCCCGACCCCCCTCCCCGCCTGGAAGCGATGGATGGGAGAGCGCAGCACGGTGGACCGGCTGATCCACAACGCGATGGGGATGACCGTCGTCGTCCTCGACACGCGAGAGGAAGAGGCGGCCCACCCGCGGCCGACTCCGGAGAGGGGAATAAGTGAAGCACCCCCCCCGCGAACCACCGAAGGAACGGTTCCTCCCGCTTCCAGGCTGCCGGTCCTGAGCAACCTGATCAGCACCCGGGGCATCGTGATATGGAACCAGCCGGTCCGGAAGGAGCTTGCGTTGCGCACCTTGGTGGACGCGGCAGTGTCGGACAGCGGGATCGGCGATCCGGCGACGGTTCTCGGACTGATCCTGAAGCGGGAAGAGGAGGGGTCGACGTTCTTCAACGAGGGGGTCGCGTTCCCCCACGCGCGCGTGGAGAACCTGGAAAATCCCATCGTCGCCATGGGCGTCACCCGCCAGGGGGTGGAGGACCTCTCCCTCGAAAAACCGGTGGAGTACATCTTCCTGGTGCTCACGCCCGCGGAGTCTCCCGACTCCCAGGTCCAGATCCTGGGGATCCTCGCGAGGGTTTCCCGGAACCGCCACTTTCTCCTGAAGATCCGGTCCTGCCGTACCCCCGAAGAGGTTCTTTCGGCCGTTCAGGACTGGGAGGCGCAGCAGGCGGTCAGCATCGTCGAACCTGCTCCATAA